Proteins from a single region of Mus pahari chromosome 2, PAHARI_EIJ_v1.1, whole genome shotgun sequence:
- the LOC110314493 gene encoding probable inactive serine protease 58, translating to MKTFFLFTLLSLTVTTPKATLKEYNNSEEYLPENFNVPYMVYLQSSPEPCVGTLIDPQWVLTAAHCSLPTKIRLGVYRPNIKNEKEQICNYSLTVVHPNFDAKLLKNDLMLIKLSYPATINMFVGTIAIAMEPMAFNETCFIPTWTWNNYKNFSDPDVLTWINEYSLSPRDCWDALHQQRQETRINIMCIGHSINAMSATKEVSAAPAICNGRVHGILSWGKAGISNGGKGFFTEIHPYARWILKMMKSH from the exons ATGAAgactttcttcctcttcactcTCTTGAGTCTAACAG tAACTACTCCTAAAGCCACTCTGAAAGAATATAACAATTCGGAGGAATACTTACCAGAGAATTTTAATGTTCCTTATATGGTCTATCTGCAGTCCAGCCCAGAGCCATGTGTTGGGACTCTTATTGACCCTCAGTGGGTACTCACCGCTGCTCATTGTTCTTTACC AACTAAAATCCGACTGGGAGTTTACCGACCCAACAtcaaaaatgagaaagaacagaTATGTAATTACTCATTGACTGTAGTCCATCCTAattttgatgcaaaattactGAAAAATGACTTGATGCTGATAAAACTCTCATATCCTGCTACTATCAACATGTTTGTGGGAACTATAGCGATAGCTATGGAACCAATGGCATTTAATGAAACTTGCTTCATACCAACGTGGACCTGGAATAACTACAAAAACT TTAGTGATCCTGACGTCTTGACATGGATAAATGAGTATTCTCTTTCCCCACGTGACTGTTGGGACGCTCTCCATCAACAGAGACAAGAAACAAGAATAAACATTATGTGCATAGGACATTCAATTAATGCTATGTCTGCAACTAAG GAAGTGTCAGCTGCTCCAGCCATCTGCAATGGGAGGGTGCATGGAATATTGTCCTGGGGGAAAGCAGGTATAAGCAATGGAGGCAAAGGCTTCTTCACTGAAATTCATCCCTATGCAAGATGGAtcttaaaaatgatgaaatcacACTGA